DNA from Brassica napus cultivar Da-Ae chromosome C4, Da-Ae, whole genome shotgun sequence:
TCGGCAACAACAGGCGCGGCGGCAGCAGCTTCTTCGATCCTTTTTCTCTTGACGTTTGGGATCCGTTCAAGGACTTTCCATCATCCTCTTCGTTTTCGCGGGAGAACTCCGCGATTGTGAACGCGCGTGTGGACTGGAGGGAGACTCCTGAGGCGCACGTGTTCAAGGCCGATTTGCCGGGACTGAAGAAAGAGGAAGTGAAGGTGGAGATCGAGGATGACAGCGTGTTGAAGATCAGCGGGGAGAGGCACGTGGAGAAGGAGGATAAGAACGACACGTGGCACCGTGTGGAGAGGTCGAGCGGGCAGTTCACGAGGAAGTTCAGGCTGCCGGAGAATGTGAAGATGGATCAGGTGAAGGCTGCGATGGAGAACGGGGTTCTGACTGTGACTGTGCCAAAGGCGGAGATGAAGAAAACTGATGTCAAATCTATTCAGATCTCTGGCTGATTCAAGCATCCCAGGGCTCTGGTTCGAACTTGAGTATGTATTCTCGTGTGCTTTGGGTTCTTGTCTGTCCCAGTTCTGGTGTTTGCGAGTGTCTGTTTAGAGTTTCAATGTAATGGTTGTGAAATGGTGTGTGTCGTTCTGTGATGTGGAATAAACTTTATTAGTATTAAGTTAATGTGCATGGACTCAACACCTTGAATCTTATGGGTTATATTTCTGAGAGTGGATAGTGAAGCTGTAAGGGGGTATTCCTTATTGTTAGTTTCAGACGATTGTATGGAGGGTTCTTCACAAAATGTCAGATACAAAGTAAGCTTCTGCTTATCATCGAGTTTTGAAACTCCGGTAGTTGAAGAGAGACAACCATCGAGCTAAAGTAAAACTAAAGTACTTCCCATTCGTGTTTTAGTAGTTTGTCATAAAATGCCAAAATGATGAACCGATTAGAGGCTAATTCGTTCGTAACACACCAAAATGTCCATTTTTTTCAGGAGTCGCACAAGTGGCATGAAACATGACGTATTGGAGAGAGCATGCCCATTTAAAAGGTATATGCGACTCAGAAAAAGAGAGTGGAAGTTAGAAGACACACTTAAATAAAGAACTTCGATCAACCTGTGAGAACTGAGAACTAATTTACTTGTTTATTTTTAACcggaagttttatttttagttattttcaaatattttgaataattttgagtattttgaatattttggtttttagatatTAAAGCTAAATATCAATATGTTCAAATAAACAATTGTGATCTAGATGTTTTCAGgtaaccaaaatatttcagttcGAGTTTGAATGTTTGACATTTTGTGTTTTGACTTTTGTggtttttcaattacaaaattttggatttgcCTCGTTTGAGTTTGATGCAATTTTTTTCCCAATTCTAATTATTATGTAGATCATAGATTTGTGTAAAGTTGCCCATCCCTATGCTTgccatatgatatacatacaaacacTAAATGATGATTGTTTGGATGTAACAAGTGTAATCAATTTTCgatcaagtctccaaacaccgTTGGATTGGAGCTGCTAGTTAAGATCAAATCGTAATCTGAGAACTAAGACAGGGCCCATTTCAGAGGCTATCTAATCTAGCCCACGAAATATCTGATATTTTTGTCTTGGGGTCTTCTAGATGCTTGTAAGCTGGAGAGAATCAGTGGGAGTGGAGAACAATTCGAGAAGCTCCAGATATTTCGTTTCGTTCCTATAAATAGATTCCTCGATACTCTCGAGTGAGAATCAAAttcaagaaaaacaaacaacTTTTGAAGAAAACGAAGTCAACTGAAAATGTCGATGATTCCGAGCTTCTTTggaaacagcagcagcagcagcagttTCTTCGATCCGTTTTCTCTAGATGTTTGGGACCCGTTCAAGGACTttccatcatcttcttcgttttcCCGAGAAAACTCTGCGATCGTGAACGCGCGCGTGGACTGGAGGGAGACGCCGGAGGCGCACGTGTTCAAGGCGGATTTGCCTGGGCTGAAGAAGGAGGAAGTGAAGGTCGAGGTCGAGGACAACAACGTGTTGAAGATCAGTGGTCAGAGGCACGTGGAGAAGGAGGACAAGAGCGACACGTGGCACCGCGTGGAGAGGTCGAGCGGACAGTTCACGAGGAAGTTTAGGCTGCCGGAGAACGTGAAGATGGACCAGGTGAAGGCTGCGTTGGAGAACGGAGTCCTGACTGTGACGGTGCCTAAGGTAGAGACGGAGAAGGCTAGTGTCagatctgttcagatatctggCTGATTCAAGCATTCTCTGACCATGGTTCGagtttttgtgtgtgttgtgTGTTTCCTCTTCTGGTTTAACTGAGTGTGCCATGTCCTGTCTGAGAGATGATGTATCTATACtaaaatattgaataaatatTATCTTAAAGCCTCCCATAAGTTCGTATTGAAATTGTTTAATTAATTCTTCAGTTTACAAATgtcatttttgttttaaatcgCACGGTAATGATTTATGAATTTCATCACAAAACAAACACACGAGTTATCCATTTCTAGGTGTTTCCATAAGTTCACTGGACAATCTCAGTAAAATTCCAATTTGGCTGTAATTGAGTATTGCTGGTTCATGTGTATGATGGATGTGCCAGATGATGGATTTGGCTGTAATTGAGTTTTGCAAGCTTGGCCCAGTTTACATATTATAGTTGTTTTGCTGTTGTTTGAGGATAGCACAAGGGAGGAGAGAAAATGAGATTTGGAGGTGACTCATCAATGAGAGGCGGAGAGTTGCTGTGGAAGAGATAACCATGGTGATTTTATCTTaacttttttgtaaaaaaaagaagtgaaaaGGCTTGAATGAAAATGTATAATTTCATATGTACTCAATGAAGTTctggaaaaaataaatgttactttttttccagaaaaagaaagaaaatgaattaGATCGTTAACAACTTGGAATCATATCTATTCTCATACTATATAATAGATTGAGGAGaatgttattttattgtatctatcttattaaaatagaagaactttaaacttttgtttggcaacatagataacagttaaaaaaatatagcgttgtttgaaaacatgaatatcaatatataaaagaaaaaaagcaatagacttaagaaaaattgaaaattcataatattatgaaaactatatatatgggtcagttttaaaatatacaaaaatgacTGGTCCAATCCAATTACCTAAAAACATCTTTgtctaaaataatcataaaacaaaatttaaattttatatacatatttcaaatcaaaatattaatttaaaatttatttatatcaaaaattgattcaaaatatacatatattcaaaaattgattttactaaaatatttttataaccattataaaaatgttttaaatatatttaagaaaaatacaatacaaaggaATTACAAACACCAAcgtaaattatgatttttatatttcatattaagttttaaaaatataatatatatgagtatttatatgatggtgtgtataaatactattaattatatgattacttatatgatggtaggTAAAAAGcacaattaattatatgatgacacatatatgatatttaatagtgacatgaaaaaataaataacaacatatttttgCAATATTATATCTTCTATCTTgttaaaatagaaatacatttgagaatgtttggaaacaagaataacataattaaaaagaaatataatgttgtttgaaaatatggatagcagcatattaaaaaaaagcttatgttattaaaaaaattgaagtccattatatttttataaattatctgTTTGGacaagatttaaaatatacgaaaatgaCTCAATCTAATTACTTTTTTTGTGTAACTGGTCCAATCTAATtaactaaaaacatattttgtataaattaatcattaaacaaaattcaaaacaaatattgattcaaaaatatacatgtattcaaaaattgatttttactaatgtatttttcaataaccattataaaattgttttcaatatatataaaaaaatgcaaTACAAATGAACTAATAGATTGAGTAAACCTTCTTTCTACTTTTTTTATGGACcaccaaaataaaattagatatacaataCTAGAAATAGCTATAATATTTGGGTTAGAATatcaaataaacaataaaacaaaaaaattaatatatgaatgTATTAGTATTCCTTTATTCGTATTACAAATACAATAATAgtcaaacaataatatataacgggaccataatttttaaaatcaaacaatTACCAATTAATTATGAATGTATAATGTTATTACAAATTAAAGTAAACATCCGTACGGACGGACAGTTGTGTTTTGTTATTGAATATGAGATTACAACACAACACCAAACACCAACACCAAATTTGTCTgattattttaacaaaaagaGTAGTTACGTTAGCAATGACGTGCTTACCTTATAAAATAATGGGAAAAATAATTCCTTTCTGGTTTGCTGTCCAGGATAACTTATTTTTTCTATCTAGTTTGTTGTCCAAGGTatctttcatttatttatatagagAACATTAGTGAACGAAACATAAaactgaaagaaaaataaacaggAGTAGAACCAGAGGGATCGAAGAATGGCAGAGAATGAGGGAAAAGTAAAGCTTCTAGGGTGTTGGGCAAGCCCTTTCAGTCGTAGGGTCGAGATGGCTCTCAAACTCAAAGGCATACCGTACGAATACTTGGAGGAAGCCTTGCCCAACAAGAGCCCTTTGCTTCTTGAGCTTAACCCGATTCACAAGAAGGTTCCGGTTCTTGTACACAACGATAAAATATTACCCGAGTCACATCTAATCCTCGAGTACATCGACCAAACATGGAGTAACAATCCAATTCTACCTCAAGATCCCTACGAGAAAGCCATGGCTCGATTCTGGGCCAAATTCATCGACGAGCAGGTATATCCAACAAAACATgctaattataaatatttttttttttttttgtggatcaAAGCTAATTCATAAatcttttttcttatatattgatCTTGCAGATTCTTACTGTAGGATTCAGGTCTCTAGTAAGAGCAGAGAAGGGGAGAGAGGCTGCTATTGAAGAGGCTCGAGAAAAGTTTGCGTTTCTTGAGAAGGAAGTCACTAGAAAAAATTTCTTCGGTGGCAAGACAATCGGATTTGTGGACATGGTCGCAGGAAGTATAATCCCGTTTTGTTTGGCTCGTCTTTGGGAAGGTATGAGAATAGATGTGATTCCAGAGGACGAGTTTCCAGAGCTAAACAGATGGatcaaaaatctgaaagatATTGAGAGCATGAGGGAATGTATACCTCATAGAGAGAAACAAATTGAGCACATGATGAAAGTTTCGGAGCGATACAAATTGGCCTAGAAGAGAAGATCATCGTATTTCTGAAATGTTTACTATAGATATATGCTTGCATGGCTTTGTTCTTTAAACGTTTAAATAAAAGTGGAGTGTAGCTCGTACTGGCAGTAGACACTTTTGAATGATAATGATATCTTAAAAGGTTgacaatatattatatgtttgtaCTGTGATTTGTAAGAAATAAAATGGAAAATTGTTAGACAGTTCCATCCACTTAGAGGTTTGATTAGACTTAATTTCTATATAGTATTTGTAAGATTTTTACAGGTTTTCAGGAACATGTAATCTTTGGTTTACAGTAGGCCTGTCCaataccactacaagaaaacatcaaggattctgagggaaaaaatcgtcggaatttcgtcggaatatcgttattccgacgcaattccgacgaaacacgtcgtcggaaataatttctcggaatttcttttttcctctgaaatccctcggaattttccgacgaaattccgaggaaataaatttccgaggaaattccgaggatcccttgtttgtcggaaaagtcctcggaatataccgaggtagaacttcgtcgggataattcctcggaagttcatcgatcgatgcgtgtttggacatatatacatcgatcgataggagtataccgacggactttttcctcggtttattccgaggaactgttccctcggtatattccgagggatccgttcctcggaattttccgagggagttgtccctcggaaaattccgagggaaatgtccctcgctatattttaaaaaaaaaacggatcgatcgatgcgtttttgttcaaaaacgcatcgatcgatgtagtgaaaaatataattaatttcctcggaatgtaaaaaatattaatttttttgaaaaaataaaatttctgaaatttaaattcgaaaatatgaaattaaaagtaaaattgaaatcatactaattaatattcaaagtttcacaaataaaaataaaacattccgagattggggaaaaaaaaaactacgggtctggcacgtccgggaacacctcgttcgggtacatcctctgcatcatctccatcatttgctggttcagcctcctctgtgcctcatagcccgcctgttgagccgccatctgggtctccaacaaagatattcgatcatctttgtccttcaactgagccgtaagtacttctggatcaacaaagggcggtggtgcagaagaaggaggaaccgaccgggtgcgacgacccaaaccgaacaaacgtcccttcttctttggaaccgactgaatagaaaaaagccaaatttagaaatttaaaccaagaaataaatgaattgaacttaaaaaaaaagaacttacggattcaacgatttcgttgattcgaaaccgggacaagttggtcgaagccgtcgaagcgtcatcctcggtttgaagctgagacacttcgtctaccacctgagtttggaccaggtcgaccacgtccctcacaagaccgtcatcaatctggccggtcttcttgttggtatacgccctcctcattagggcgagatcatcgaccggctcgccatcattttcttccgccttgaaaaaaacataaaattaaagaaacattagaaattagaagaaatgcacaataaatttaaattctgaaactcaaataattgaagaaaaagcggttgaacttaccatgcgatctccgagagtggcaatagattgagcacccaagttatgcttgtagatgcccttccctttacggtcgctcctgcggttggtggagttggtggaagaagtttctttcgtctcctccttatcccaatgcgcacacaactccttccagaccgtgtcgttcatcgactttgggaccttttaattaaaaaaaaaagaaaaagtttaataaattaaaaaatagtttactaaattaaaaattgtttaataaattaaatcgaaccttattgatttcccacttcttcttccactcgtggatctgcttcccatagttgtccattactttatggacgaagtggtgatagataaagagcgtctcatcggaattccagttgaactcttgctgaaaaaaaaacacaattagtagaaaatttatattaaagattaaaaatataagtaaaaaattagaatacttaccgcaaactgacgaaaccacagaacctgcttgtcggttgggaagtgagtgaaagtcggatgtccactgtcgagggccgagtacatcatacggttgatccatgcgctgatcccgttcccggatcggttgaaccttattaaaagaacaaacggttaataatgaatccaaatttaaagaaaaaaaatgtttaattaccatgtttgaccccgtccatgtggatacggagtgagatacggaagatggtcacgaccgggctgttgaaccaactccgcaaccctcatcactcccggaggacccggaggaacaggagcggatgcagcagcgggagcgagaggagcatgagcgggtgcagcagagggagatgtatggttggagctgtggggcgaaggggaatcctgaaaatggctggaatcccgagactggctccccgtaccaccacgaccacgacgctgtcgaggccgggtctgatcatcatgagacctgtaaattaaaaaaatatatttaataaatacagaaatatataaattaatttttttattaaaaaaaatcccaaataatttaatcacagaaaaagatttatatatattaaatttttttaataaatatataaaaatagttctaataaacaaaaaatagttttaataaataaaaattgtttaataattaaaatgttttgtaaaatccaaaaaatcgaatttatatagaaatttttttttgtaaaatccaaaaaatcgaatttatatagaaaaatcgttttgtaaaatacaaaaatcgattttatatacaaaaatcgattttataaatacaaaaaataaaaaaattataaaaaaattctaaatcaattcaacaaaacaaattattcaaccaaatcacaattctaaacctattatacaaccaaatcacaatcctaaccaatcaccctaacaaaaatctatcaaaactacacaaaaacctaacaaatagaacctaagagagtgggatagggtccttacatgatttgtgtaagagaagagggagatcgccggagatatcgtcggatttcagggggaaatcgccggagagaaagagaggagtcgcgcagaggaagaagagagaaatggggaagaagaaggggctcgtggttataaaacctagggtccgacggacattatccgtcggaattccgtcggaattctaatttcaattttcgcgaaatatttgcccggtaaaatgaaaatattccgaggaaataccgaggaactagtgtttggggtttcaaaacatcaattttttttgccgtatttcatttcttatacaattgtaatgcataccattgaggattctttgtatacatgagcataaaccatgaaataacaaatttcaaaactaattgaaagtattccctttaccgttcgttaaaaggtataagtgtttctcttatgttgcgagatttcgttcatacaatcggaaaagtgttaattatacggtaaggaacaaatttttgacttcataatgaacgtaagacacttaataagggttatataggtgttattcaaacggcaaaacgttgttttcggtttaaaaaccctatttcctcggaatttcctcggattattccgagggaactccgacgaaaccctcttcttcctcgaaatttcctcggaatattccgaggaaattccgacgaactagtgtttggggtttcaaaacgtaattttttttaaaaaaacgcatcgatcgatgcgtttttgaacaaaaacaaatcgatcgattactaagatggcccgggccgtaagattgtgatcgatcgatgagagtatcccatcgatctatcgacaatctgaattgttcctcggaatttcctcggaaaatcttgtatgtttttttaaaaatgcatcgatcgatgcgttatagaacaaaaacgcatcgatcgattactaggatggaccgggccgtaagattgtgatcgatcgatgagattaacccatcgatctatcgacaatctgaattgttcctcggaatttcatcggaaaatcttgtatgtttttttaaaaatgcatcgatcgatgcgttatagaacaaaaacgcatcgatcgattactaggatggacggggccgtaagattgtgatcgatcgatgagagtatcccatcgatctatcgacaatctgaattgttcctcggaatttcctcagaaaatcttgtatgttttttaaaaaatgcatcgatcgatgcgttatagaacaaaaacgcatcgatcgattactaggatggaccgggccgtaagattgtgatcgatcgatgagagtatcccatcgatcgatcgacaatctgaattgttcctcggaatttcctcggaaaatcttgtatgtttttttaaaaacgcatcgatcgatgcgttatagaacaaaaacgcatcgatcgattaccaagatggcccgggccgtaagaatgtgatcgatcgatgcgttatagaaacaaaacgcatcgatcgatgcgtgttcggaaaacagaattataaggcaaaacccgaccttttttggatctaaaccttagaactctcatcccctccgatttcccctataattcgcccccctttctctctctctataatcatccgatttgaacaattttgggctctattccacttgatttttcgagctctacctgattcctacactcgtcttcaccctaagacaggtatactccgcgaatctccacattctgaaatcgtgttcttgagcaattttttgggttttgtgaatttcttatttccgtgttgattccttgatcaaatatgcatgaaacagatgtttaaacatggaatagaacacaattgtctgtgatcaacgagttt
Protein-coding regions in this window:
- the LOC106451510 gene encoding 17.6 kDa class I heat shock protein 2 yields the protein MSMIPSFFGNNRRGGSSFFDPFSLDVWDPFKDFPSSSSFSRENSAIVNARVDWRETPEAHVFKADLPGLKKEEVKVEIEDDSVLKISGERHVEKEDKNDTWHRVERSSGQFTRKFRLPENVKMDQVKAAMENGVLTVTVPKAEMKKTDVKSIQISG
- the LOC106453698 gene encoding 17.6 kDa class I heat shock protein 2-like, producing the protein MSMIPSFFGNSSSSSSFFDPFSLDVWDPFKDFPSSSSFSRENSAIVNARVDWRETPEAHVFKADLPGLKKEEVKVEVEDNNVLKISGQRHVEKEDKSDTWHRVERSSGQFTRKFRLPENVKMDQVKAALENGVLTVTVPKVETEKASVRSVQISG
- the LOC106453700 gene encoding glutathione S-transferase U1-like gives rise to the protein MAENEGKVKLLGCWASPFSRRVEMALKLKGIPYEYLEEALPNKSPLLLELNPIHKKVPVLVHNDKILPESHLILEYIDQTWSNNPILPQDPYEKAMARFWAKFIDEQILTVGFRSLVRAEKGREAAIEEAREKFAFLEKEVTRKNFFGGKTIGFVDMVAGSIIPFCLARLWEGMRIDVIPEDEFPELNRWIKNLKDIESMRECIPHREKQIEHMMKVSERYKLA